One part of the Phaeodactylum tricornutum CCAP 1055/1 chromosome 17, whole genome shotgun sequence genome encodes these proteins:
- a CDS encoding predicted protein, which produces WSIGIVALELLLGTPNVFSVDQRTKAIISHKMRKEGASDREINYALAALSQFCIFNPSLESQHDWPLRRGDPLHSSAMVKDSCTISDFHFALRARDPLGIGFDSSTDTLLHLIWQLLEWNPTKRISPYEALRHPYF; this is translated from the exons TGGAGCATCGGGATTGTTGCGCTAGAATTGCTTTTGGGGACTCCAAATGTTTTCAGTGTCGACCAACGAACCAAAGCAATCATTTCGCATAAAATGCGAAAAGAAGGAGCATCAGACCGCGAGATAAATTATGCATT AGCAGCTCTTTCCCAATTTTGTATTTTCAATCCATCACTTGAGTCGCAGCACGATTGGCCTCTTCGTCGCGGTGATCCGCTTCATAGCTCGGCTATGGTGAAGGACTCCTGTACAATATCCGATTTTCATTTTGCATTACGAGCTCGTGATCCTCTTGGAATTGGGTTTGACTCCTCGACTGATACACTGTTACACCTAATTTGGCAACTTCTCGAATGGAATCCGACTAAGCGGATTTCTCCCTACGAAGCACTCCGTCATCCCTACTTC